From the Hordeum vulgare subsp. vulgare chromosome 1H, MorexV3_pseudomolecules_assembly, whole genome shotgun sequence genome, the window TACCCTGGCCATAGTGGAAGACttaggtagtatcatgtacttgagACTAGCAAACATGTTGATGTGACAGATAATTAAAAAAAAGTTAGAGTAACACagatagataccgtaacatgttaaatacaATGTTACTATGCGTCATGCATATCAATGAATAagatcatctatgatactagtttatgatagcaTACATTacaaaggtagtatcatacaagagTATTGTATACTCCTCCGTAGAataattaaaaaatatttaaatcattaaaataataatctaaaagcttttatattagtttacagaagaAGTATATGATATTAGTATAGGGTATTTCCCACTATGACTAGCCTTAACTTTTGTCCATCCTCCACCACTCGTTGAAAAGGATCAAAAGGGCAAGCATCACAAAACAAAACCACCGAATATCTTATGCCGGCCTTTGGTTTTGTTAGTATAATTATTACTGTACACACACAGAAATGGACCAATTAGTAGTCGCACTACGCGtttccaaaacaaaaaaaagtagTCGCACTACGCAGAGCACCAAATTATTAGGTGAGGTAAAGCCATCGGACATAAGGTAAGGTAACGCGTCTCTGTTCATCTCACCTCACCACGCGCGTgcactttctctctctctctcctcccttccCTTATTAGATCCCTCTCGCTCAACAAAATTCCTCAACTCGAGCTCCCTGACCGCAACCACTCAACCATCCAGCAGGCTCAACACCACCGCGTCAAGCAGGTGCCCACTCTGCCTCCGCGTCCTTGTCTGCGGCGGCTGCAATGGCCGACCGCGTCTACCCCGCCGCCAAGCCCATTCCGCCGCCCCCAATGGCCAACGGCAGCGGCGGCCCGGCGGCGCCCAAGCCGCAGATGTACCAGCGCCCCATCTACCGGCCGCAGGGGCCGGCGAAGAGCAGACGCGGCCGGTCCTGCCGGTGCAGCTTCTGTTGCTGCTTCTGCTGGGCACTGCTGGTGGTCATCCTCCTCGCGCTAGTAGCCGCCGCCGCGGGAGGCGCCTTCTACCTGCTCTACCGTCCGCAACGCCCCAGCTTCACCGTCTCCTCTGTCCGCCTCAGCACGTTCAacctctcctcctccaccaccgcgcccGTCCTCACCGACTCCATCAAGCTCACCATCACCGCTAAGAACCCCAACAAGAAGCTCGTCTATTTCTACGACGACTTCTCCttctccgccgccaccgccgccaacGCCGTCCCTCTCGGGGACGCCACCGTGCCCGGATTCGCGCATGAAGCCGGCAACACTACCGTTTTCACTGCCACCATCACCGCAGCTGGTGTCACCGTAGACCCCAGCGGCGCCGGCTCTGACCTTAAGAAGTCCGGTGCTTTCTCCGTGGCTATAGATGCCGATACGCGGGCAGGCGTCAAGGTCGGCAGCGTCAAGACCAAGAAGATGGGTATCCAGGTGCACTGCGAGGGCATCAAGCTGACGCCACCCAGtccacctccgccaccgccgAAGAAAGTGAAGGGGAAGAATGGCACCGCCCTGGCGCCTGCGCCTGCGTTGGACAACGCCGAGACGACCGCGACGGTGAGCACCGCTGCGCACTCGTGCAAGGTCAGAGTCCGTGTGAAGATCTGGAAGTGGACCTTCTAGGTATAATGCCAACTCTAGGGACTGCCATGCAAAACATTCAGGATTCTTTTTTCACTTTATATATTGGAAGTAGAGACCATGGATATCGTCGGTGTAAATTCCCTCAAAGtttattctatttttgttttgtttggaaCTTTCTTAAACATACTTTTGGTGGACGTATAACTTGGTGATTTGTTATTTGTAAGATTGCAATTAGTCACTTGCTGGTTACGACCTACTCCATGTATTATTAATACAGCTATTACTATCATTCTGGCTCATTTTCTTTTCCCGAAAGTCATTCAGGCTCATCTGAAGCAGTAGACTTCACTACGAATTTTACAAAGTATATTGAAAATTCAGGTTCAAATATTACTCTTGTGTAGTGAGCACATGTGATTGTGTCGGTAAGGAGAATCTTTCTGCTGGTCCAGCACATTTCAGTTTATTTAAACAACAAAAACTATATGGAGGAAATAGAGTTGTTTGTCATGTGAAGGACAGCGAAGAAACGCGGCTTAGTTTTGGTTGTTGGTGCGACTACGTGACGTGACGTGAGGATAGGGGCTCACAGCTGTATCGCCTTGTACTTGAGGGCGAAAGATTGGATTGTTTAATCAAGTGCTGGTGCTACTGGAGAAATTAACTACCCGGATTTCTCTAGGCAAACGTGCATATCATTAAGGGTCAACACACTCATTAAAGAGTGGAGGGCCCGTTGTGTGTGCCCTTTCGTCGGCACAGCGCCGAGGCATGGCTAGGAAGTGGGCACCACGTCCGCGAAGTCACGGGATACAAAGTTCTTTCACGGCCTTTTTGACTTACTCGCCCCGTCACGGTTTACAATCTGCGGTTTATTTACATATATTTTCAGAATAAAAAAGATTAAAACGTGTGATATTTAGTGTTTGGTTAATTAGAATTATTAATAGACTGCATGCATTCTTATTTGTGTGAGTTACTGTACATTATCTACGGTTATTGTATGAACATTTAGAAAAATTAAAGCCAATCAAGATTCATCTTAATCCCAGAGACCGTTCATCCATGGTTTAAGTATAATATTTTAAAAATGCAGGAATAGAAAAATATGTAAAATTAAAATAATATGTCTATTTAAATTCTATAGAATTAGCAAGAAGTGTTTGATAtcacgaaaaaaataaaaataatattaataaAAGGTTGAAATGAATGTTAGATTTTCTATGAAATGTAATACAAAAGATCTCGTAGGAAAAATTCTTATGGATCTAATTCTACCAATCAAAAGACCAATGTAGATTTTTTAAGGATTTCAATCCTCCATAAATTCTATGAATTTCCCTTGAATTAAAGGAGCCTTCAAAACCAAAACTAATAGCATCTATAGCTGGACCCTCGTACCCGTCTCAAACATCCGAGGAGGTCGCCCGATCACAAAAAACAATCTACCGGACCCCTCAAACGAACCTTAAACGACCGGTTGACACACATCCCTCATATCCATTCCAAATATGGGACAGATATGGGTGACCGGGCGCGCCCGAGCACACCCATCATGTCAGCGTGATGATGGGGCCCCATGCGGACTCGCTCGAAAACCCAACGGTCCGACGGGCGCGTCGATCGTCATTGCGCTGTGTACGTCGTGTGGTGCTGCTCCAGCTTGCCGTTCGAGGCCATATCCGGTTATTTAAGCCGATCGACATCCCCCAGCCCTAGcacatccacctcctcccttcctccGCTGCCACCCGAGCCCGTCTGCCTCCTCTCCCATGCTCTCCGCTGTCAATATGGTCCGCTGTAGGATCACCACATACGCTATGCTCACGTCGGAGCACCGTGTGCACATCGAGGCACATATCCAGGCTCGGCGCGCTGCCCGCACCGCTGCGGGTTTGCCTCCGGGCTCACCATAaccaaaggaggaggaggaggaattgTCGGAGCCAATGGAGGAGGACGAGGTGGAGGACGACGAGCAGGAGGAACTGCTGGAGCCgatggaggaggacgaggcagaagaggacgaggaggaccagCCTGCTCCGGGCTTGACCATGGTGGAGGCTCATGCAGAGTTCGCCATCGCCCAAGCCGAGGAGATGCTAGAGCAGGATGCCATCCTCGATTCCATCCAGGATGAGGCCAAGGTGTTGGCCAACCACATGCTCATTCCGCACAGGCACGCGAAGGCTGACGCCCTCTTTGACGAGCTCGATGCGGAGATAGCGATAAAGGAGGTTGCAACTGAGCAGTCAGAGGCGTCGGAGGGGACAGAGCTGTGGCTGCCACCCATGGATCCGCCGGAGGGCACGGAGATCATTGACATCTCCGACGAGGAGTAGTAGTTAGGTTTCTACGTAGTACGTAGGTCTTATCATTTTCATGCTTTTGTATGGATTTGAGAATCTCGTATGAGATGTTCGGATGCAATTCTGTTTATTTGAGGCGTGCCTGGTCACTCCCCGTTGGCGTTTGAGGGGTCATTTTTGCTATAcatggttgtagatgctctatgagcatctctagcagacctcgTAAATCGAGCCATCCGATATAATAATCTTCGGTTTGTGGGATCCATTCTGTATCCCCGTTCTGAACAGATCCGTCAAATCCAGTTGTCGTGAATATTTTTTGGGATCCCGAATCCCCAAGTCCATTTCCTTCAAATCTGTGAGATTTGGCCCAAGTTTGCCGACTCCTCTATGTGTTGGCGCGAACCCACTTCCGTCCGTTTCAGTTCCCGCCTCCACTCTCCGCCGCCGCAGATCCCCGTCGCGTGTTGCCGCCCCCGGTTGCGCCATGCCCATCCATTCCACCAAGTTTTGGACGGCAGGGGGTGCTTATTTGTGTCCGCCTATCATGACCGACACCGACGCCATGGATCCGCCCTAGATCTTGGTGCATGGGCTTGTAGGTTGCGGATCCGGTTGCTTCCAATGCTTCTGAGCGGCGTGCGTTGGATGAAGAGGGCATCACAACTTTGCTTCAGCCGATGAAGAGAATAAAGGGGCGGCACGATGCAACTTTGCTTCATGcggcgggcggggggggggggggggtggggggttgatgacgagatgatgtatacttctcgcacctcgttggttaccccaagtggaaggttgagatgtagtcatcaacaagttttccctcacacgaagactgtaaggtttatcgaaccaggaggactcctaggatcaacatgtgtcttccaccctggcgctagcagaagacgtgggcctgcacacacacacaaataactttgctcccagcgagtacatagaggttgtcaatctctccggtcttgtagtttgcaaaggatcaacacACAAGCggaaatagtaatagtgattgcaatggaaaactaaatgaaaatggtaaatgatggaggtgtaagcaatgatggtgatatggaccggagtcacatgatgttctctagtgatgtctctctcccaaaggacgataaataactatgcttgggtaaacaaatcacagttgggcaattgacagaattgtgaacgcaccgcaatgctaattatgctactagatagttagaggttcaatagtaatgggctgtACACGAGGACAAGTAAACCAATTATTCAtcgacatctacttactaatcatccaccttgagatatctatcatgaacatctcaccggtattaagttgcgagccccacccaaagtgtaaactcaaagcaacggacaactgcattaacgaactatgcgcaaggtaaacaatccttgcaaccatggtcacaagcactgttgttttctccctggtggcaacatcacatcccctagtctcatgtttcagtcactcaagccagaaatcgaggggcatgaacccacaatcatgcataacgctccctcttggagttacaatctactactcggccaaagcaataaatagcaacggagaacatgcatgaatcactaaggaacataatataaaaggataataaaatatataactcataacaatctaaacataatctcataatccattggatcccaacaaaccaagcagagcaatagcaagagaattacatagacgccttgatcatgtagggcagctcacaaggactaaccattaaagcacaagattggagataagacatcacatagctactggtcatggacccatggtccaaggaggactactcatggcacatccgggaagcgtccacggcggtgaagaagctcccgcaggtcaatcctccctccggcagggtgccgagaaggggtctcgtgacgctctcaatcttggaagcgctgcggcggtagaacgatggagaaattggtgattttggaagttgtggaagggtttcctctcggagcacTGAATATAGGcctaaggagggcaccggaggaggtgggacccacccaggcggcctcgtggcgcgaccagggggtaggccgcgcgagCAGGTCGCGTGGacggcccgtggcccccctctggcccatcttcagtgatatagaagcttccgttacgctgattttttttatatttttatggaatttttcggacttcggaaaattgggtaaaagtcgtgcaaaatagacatgaggagacagaaactggcactgggtgcactaagttagtaggttagtccaaatatgtgtaaaatgatataaaagtgtagcaaaacatataacattgtcacccaaaagatcatggaacaagcagaaattatagatacgcttgggACGTATAAGGGGTGCGGGGCGGTGCGAGGCACCTTCGACCGATGATGGAGAGGAAGGGGGGCATCGGCTTCGCTCCAGGCGAGGTATGTCCATCATTCGTGGGTTCGTGCTCAATTTGGCCCGGAGAGTTCGGGTGAAATTCATGGCCATTTTGCGTGCATTTTTTAGATTGATTAGAGTTCATCCTTGTCAACTTTATCCGATGATTTGAAAATAGAAGAGATGATcctcgacgacgatgatgaacgaTAActcacaagtttaggggatcgcGACAATCTTCACGTGTAGTATTTCACCATAATTTATTGAATTCGACGCATGGGGAgcgaaagaatatttattggccttaGTAgtcgagttttcaattcaaccgcacgTGGGATATCTCTTTGTAGCAAAGGTTTAGTAGCATGGAAaattatagtagtagtagtaacggTGATAACAACAAGTTTGTAACAATAATGACACTGACATCAGCAATAGTAACTTATCAAGATttagtatatgtaaagcgtaggccaTGGTGCAGCGATGGAAAGATATGTATGCCatcaatcatgtaatagttacacgATAGAGAgacacataactagctccaattaatcAATGTAATGTAGCTATGTATTCCGTATAcaatcatacgtgcttgcgatcagaacttgcatgccatgttttgtcctaccctcccatggcagtggggtcctattggaaactaaggtatattgaggcctccttttagtagagaaccagaacaaagcatgaacacatggtgaatacatgaactcctcaaacgatgacaatcaccgaaaagaatcccaattattgtcaccttagggtatgcagatcaagacatgtaataggtgcatacaacttgcaagataggatccaaaccaCTCTTATATACAtgcaaacataataggttcagatctgaaatcaaggcacacgggcactagtgacaagcattaagcatagcaaagtcatagcaacaccaatgtgagaacatagtggatactagggatcaagccctatcatactaactcgattacatgataaattcCATCCACACCCATCACccaccagcaagcctacaaaggaattactcactcgcggtggtgagcatcatggaatagttGATGGAGAAGGataggtgatgacgatggcgaagaagccccctctccggagccccaaacagactccacATCAGCCCTtccgaggaagaataggaggtggcggccactCCGTCTCGTAGAtcatgatgaaaacttctctctgattttctctccgaatatgtgaatttataggactcgaGATAGGGTCTGGGGAGCCTCATGGgccccaccacacaacagggAGCGACCTAGGGAGTGGCCGTGCCCTGTTGCCTCGTGGGCCACACGGACCCCCGTGTGGTGGGTATTTGCTTCATAAATCATTATAATTCCGAGAAAAAGTTCACAAAAGGTTTTTCcatttctgagaacttttatttgtgcacaaaaagaacaccaaggtagttattctaaaaacagcgtcagtccgggttagtttcattcaaatcatgcaaattagagtctaaaacaagagcaaaagtgtttggaagagtagatacgttggagacgtatcaataaacaCCTAGTGTTGTTGCATCTAGTCGTTGAATTTGAGGCAGGGGCGAATAAAAAGCAGCATGGATCCATGGTCGACCGGCTATGCATTCCTCCCAACCGAGCTCTCGGGTGAAAAGATGCTCATGAAGGAGTACTTCATCGAGGTACCGACATATCCGGCTCACCTCTTTCGTAGGCGATATCGAATGCGTAGGCCACTTTTCATCCACATAGTTGAGGCTTGCgagcaaagttgttgtttcttcacCCAACGTAGGAGTGTCACCGATTTGATTGGTTctagtgcatatcaaaaaattCGGTGGTTATGAGAGTGATTGCATATGCTGTTCCGACCGACTACGCGTATGAATATTTTCACATTGACAAACATACCACCATCAAAAGTGTCCATGTATTTGCAAAGACAAAATCCGGGTGTTTGGCCTGGAGTATCTTCGAGCTGTAAACCAAGAAGGCACAAAAATGCTCATGGCAATGAACGAAGCAAGAGGATGGCCGGGCATGTTAGGTAGTATTATTGCATGCATTGGATTTGGAATAACTACCCTGTGGCTTGGGCATGGCAAGGCCACAAACATAGACCCACCATCATGTTTGAAGTCGTTGCTTCACGTGATCTATGGATTTGGCATTGATTCTTTGATTTGTCAGGGTCACTCTATGATATCAACATTTTGCAGTC encodes:
- the LOC123427595 gene encoding NDR1/HIN1-like protein 13, translated to MADRVYPAAKPIPPPPMANGSGGPAAPKPQMYQRPIYRPQGPAKSRRGRSCRCSFCCCFCWALLVVILLALVAAAAGGAFYLLYRPQRPSFTVSSVRLSTFNLSSSTTAPVLTDSIKLTITAKNPNKKLVYFYDDFSFSAATAANAVPLGDATVPGFAHEAGNTTVFTATITAAGVTVDPSGAGSDLKKSGAFSVAIDADTRAGVKVGSVKTKKMGIQVHCEGIKLTPPSPPPPPPKKVKGKNGTALAPAPALDNAETTATVSTAAHSCKVRVRVKIWKWTF